The following are from one region of the Candidatus Obscuribacterales bacterium genome:
- a CDS encoding TonB family protein, whose protein sequence is MTSTSFRPSNFSQPPRDPSVAAMLSIIPGLGQLYNGQTRKGFLFLGVSAINFIIFLVIIFTDPILSFLLGMGQSFHVKPNHLLVEVVSQAHFGSAVSIMFIGLVLSFISFAVRDAYDHAATIQRKHIYPEYVVEMPEATSGSYIVHFTMMMTCFILAFFFLVPPPPKTQVTDIEFIQDQPITQKKIQSKRRAQHASESSGQHRKEPVEAPSPAPKAASKANAPSAKPSPAKPSEHNTPTPKPAQPSPTPRPAQPTPTRQAPAPTPTPAPRPSPTPTPHPSPAPTPTPAARPTPTRAMPTPTARPTPSPMAHPSPSPSPRPSPSPTPNPSPSPSPSPSAHPSPSPAPFPLPFFKPSGAPSPSPSPSPTPTARPGGGAPMPMARSAGGPAGGGAAPSPHPSPISLSQGGGGIPSFFPAPKAGGGGSQSGFAPGSTAPMASNSRGGGGGFAGNPMPKAQMGGGPTSLGGGGGPSGGAPAPIRAGGGGAPGGSSGGPAIAVAPSIPRASGGGAGSPAGGGGGEGARGNPDANNNPNGRPSLDAQKDVDFGPYMADLQRRIKRAWFPPKGQESRRVVVIFKIHSDGSLSHLRLDHTSGMAIADQAALKAVENAAPFRPLPAGAPTDVDIQFTFDYNVFGGGGRGTFRQF, encoded by the coding sequence ATGACTAGTACATCTTTCCGTCCAAGCAATTTTTCACAGCCACCACGCGATCCAAGCGTTGCGGCTATGCTTTCGATCATTCCCGGACTGGGACAGCTGTATAACGGTCAGACACGCAAAGGTTTTCTATTCCTCGGCGTAAGCGCCATCAACTTCATAATTTTCCTGGTGATAATCTTCACCGATCCTATCTTGTCCTTCCTTCTGGGAATGGGACAAAGTTTTCACGTCAAACCAAATCACTTGCTGGTTGAAGTAGTTAGCCAAGCTCACTTCGGCAGCGCAGTGTCCATAATGTTTATCGGACTCGTTTTGAGTTTCATTTCGTTTGCAGTGCGTGATGCTTACGATCACGCAGCAACAATTCAAAGAAAACACATTTATCCTGAGTATGTTGTGGAAATGCCGGAAGCAACTTCCGGTTCGTACATTGTGCACTTCACCATGATGATGACTTGCTTCATCCTGGCGTTTTTCTTCTTAGTGCCACCACCACCAAAAACTCAAGTAACCGATATTGAGTTCATTCAAGATCAGCCGATCACACAGAAAAAGATTCAGTCGAAAAGACGCGCTCAACATGCATCCGAATCATCCGGACAGCATCGCAAAGAGCCCGTTGAAGCTCCATCGCCTGCACCAAAGGCAGCAAGCAAAGCAAATGCACCGTCTGCAAAGCCAAGTCCGGCAAAACCGTCGGAACATAACACACCGACACCAAAACCGGCTCAACCTTCACCGACACCAAGACCAGCTCAGCCGACACCAACTCGTCAGGCTCCGGCTCCAACTCCTACACCGGCTCCGCGTCCATCGCCGACGCCAACACCGCATCCATCTCCGGCGCCAACGCCGACACCTGCAGCGCGTCCAACTCCGACTAGAGCAATGCCGACTCCAACTGCACGTCCGACACCTTCACCGATGGCTCATCCTTCACCAAGTCCATCACCAAGACCGAGTCCATCACCGACTCCTAATCCTTCACCGAGCCCGTCACCTTCTCCTTCGGCGCATCCAAGCCCGAGTCCGGCTCCATTCCCATTGCCATTTTTCAAACCATCAGGCGCACCTTCACCAAGCCCAAGTCCATCGCCTACACCAACTGCTCGTCCAGGCGGTGGAGCACCGATGCCAATGGCTAGATCAGCCGGTGGCCCGGCTGGCGGTGGTGCAGCACCTTCGCCACATCCATCACCAATTTCTTTGTCTCAAGGTGGTGGTGGCATTCCATCATTCTTCCCGGCACCTAAAGCCGGTGGTGGTGGTTCTCAATCAGGTTTTGCTCCAGGATCTACTGCTCCAATGGCTTCCAATAGTCGTGGCGGTGGCGGCGGTTTTGCCGGCAACCCCATGCCTAAGGCTCAAATGGGCGGTGGACCAACCTCTTTAGGTGGCGGCGGCGGTCCTTCAGGCGGCGCACCGGCACCAATTAGAGCCGGAGGCGGTGGCGCTCCAGGCGGATCATCTGGTGGACCAGCTATTGCAGTTGCCCCGTCTATTCCACGCGCTTCAGGCGGTGGAGCCGGTAGTCCGGCAGGTGGGGGCGGCGGCGAAGGTGCTCGCGGCAACCCGGATGCCAATAACAATCCCAACGGACGTCCATCACTTGATGCTCAAAAAGATGTTGACTTCGGTCCTTATATGGCCGATTTGCAAAGACGCATTAAGCGCGCTTGGTTCCCACCAAAAGGTCAAGAATCAAGACGCGTGGTCGTAATTTTCAAGATTCACTCTGACGGATCACTTTCTCACTTGCGCCTGGATCACACGTCTGGCATGGCTATTGCCGACCAGGCTGCGCTAAAGGCTGTGGAAAATGCCGCACCATTTAGACCCTTGCCAGCCGGTGCGCCGACAGATGTCGACATTCAATTTACCTTTGACTACAACGTATTTGGCGGTGGTGGACGTGGAACGTTCCGTCAGTTCTGA
- a CDS encoding MotA/TolQ/ExbB proton channel family protein, which translates to MENKFFTFFMEFMIRDWFASIPITICSILTVAVVIERYLYYQKNRRDVSAFIHQLQRELERGQLQAAQATCSRLGGVIGEVAEEGVRLMAEQKEDFSKAFDITVGLVTRKLEKNLAILGTIGATAPFIGLFGTVVGVVFTLDQLGVGGGGTPVVVTGVAKALIATGYGLIVAILAVIFNNVYTNTVKRFDDDFLLLKLLFLSFVGTEAAGHTR; encoded by the coding sequence ATGGAAAACAAATTCTTCACCTTCTTCATGGAGTTCATGATCCGGGACTGGTTTGCCTCCATTCCCATTACCATTTGCTCCATCTTGACGGTTGCGGTAGTTATCGAGAGATATCTTTACTACCAAAAAAATCGCCGCGATGTATCCGCCTTCATTCACCAACTGCAGCGTGAGCTGGAGCGTGGTCAATTGCAAGCAGCTCAAGCAACTTGCAGCCGCCTCGGTGGTGTAATCGGCGAAGTAGCTGAAGAAGGCGTGCGTTTGATGGCTGAACAGAAGGAAGACTTCTCCAAAGCTTTCGACATTACCGTAGGTCTTGTTACACGCAAACTGGAAAAGAACCTGGCTATTCTTGGAACAATTGGAGCGACTGCACCATTTATTGGATTGTTCGGAACAGTGGTCGGCGTTGTATTTACACTTGACCAATTGGGCGTCGGCGGTGGTGGCACCCCGGTAGTTGTTACCGGTGTGGCTAAAGCGCTTATCGCTACAGGTTACGGTCTTATCGTCGCCATCCTCGCTGTTATTTTCAACAACGTCTACACCAACACAGTGAAGCGTTTTGATGATGACTTCTTGCTCCTCAAGCTCTTGTTCTTGAGCTTCGTCGGAACAGAAGCAGCAGGACACACACGGTAA
- a CDS encoding biopolymer transporter ExbD: MAMGQTGQNFEDINVTPLTDVFLVLLVIMILIAPLIDKSDLKIKPPETRNAKKDDASKAIFIDVDKTGKIAINSKELPAGATTEEIQAKIKDLQVRAGRDDVPVTVNADGDAKQRDVVAIMTAAAAAGIKRMRVATVQESQY, from the coding sequence ATGGCAATGGGTCAAACAGGCCAGAACTTTGAGGATATAAACGTCACTCCTCTTACCGACGTATTCCTTGTACTTCTGGTAATCATGATCTTGATTGCGCCCCTTATCGACAAATCAGATCTGAAAATCAAACCACCAGAAACTCGCAACGCTAAAAAAGATGATGCGAGCAAAGCTATTTTTATTGACGTGGACAAGACAGGCAAAATTGCTATCAACAGCAAAGAGCTTCCTGCAGGCGCCACCACTGAAGAAATTCAAGCGAAAATAAAAGACTTACAAGTACGCGCCGGTCGTGATGATGTGCCGGTCACAGTCAATGCCGACGGTGATGCTAAACAGCGCGATGTGGTCGCTATCATGACGGCCGCTGCTGCTGCCGGCATCAAACGCATGCGCGTCGCCACTGTACAAGAATCTCAGTACTAA
- the aroE gene encoding shikimate dehydrogenase, which produces MSRYYRLGLIGHPVAHSLSPTLHKAALDHFGLSGTYDLIDIRPEDLKVRVTELIANGFIGLNVTVPYKQELFSLADSLTEEAQLTRAINCMKVLPSGTIVAHNTDLGGFMQSLTTLTAGKPGQGSAYILGTGGAARAAAHGLIKLEYPQVVIVGRNKEKAEELIQQLGKPKNVSISLVDSLKSKDKPSLIVNATDIGVKDKELPAWAKDLMSFAAPEALLFDMVYAKAPDLTPFMRHAKVLGMTGIDGLDMLIEQAVLSFAFWTAMICPQDIMRKAVDAKIVGDRLCSGTD; this is translated from the coding sequence ATGTCTCGGTACTACCGACTCGGTCTCATTGGGCATCCGGTAGCCCATTCGCTTTCGCCTACGCTGCATAAGGCTGCGCTAGATCACTTCGGATTATCAGGAACGTACGATCTAATAGATATTCGTCCGGAAGATCTCAAAGTTCGAGTCACGGAACTAATCGCAAATGGTTTCATCGGACTCAATGTCACGGTTCCCTACAAGCAAGAGTTGTTCAGTCTCGCTGACAGCCTCACGGAAGAAGCGCAATTAACCAGAGCAATTAATTGCATGAAGGTTTTACCGTCAGGCACTATCGTTGCCCACAATACGGATCTTGGTGGCTTCATGCAGTCTTTAACGACTCTTACTGCCGGTAAGCCAGGACAAGGCAGTGCTTATATTCTTGGCACTGGAGGCGCAGCAAGAGCCGCTGCTCACGGTCTTATTAAGCTTGAATATCCGCAGGTAGTAATTGTCGGACGCAATAAGGAAAAGGCAGAAGAACTCATTCAACAGCTTGGTAAACCCAAGAATGTCTCTATCAGTTTGGTTGACAGTCTTAAGAGCAAAGACAAGCCCTCATTAATCGTTAACGCTACAGATATAGGGGTTAAAGACAAAGAATTGCCCGCTTGGGCAAAAGACCTCATGTCGTTTGCAGCACCCGAAGCGCTTTTATTCGATATGGTCTACGCAAAAGCACCAGATCTGACACCTTTTATGAGACACGCGAAGGTCTTAGGTATGACAGGCATTGACGGACTGGACATGCTCATCGAGCAAGCCGTTTTATCATTCGCTTTTTGGACCGCAATGATCTGCCCGCAGGATATAATGCGAAAAGCGGTGGATGCAAAAATTGTGGGGGATAGGCTATGTTCTGGGACGGATTAA